One stretch of Akkermansia sp. RCC_12PD DNA includes these proteins:
- a CDS encoding autotransporter domain-containing protein, whose translation MKLHLPTGLLSALLACMAVVPSPYARAAEYTWLGQNSDIHGANNWDPSVTDWSAVWSGTAANTIILDQGSLTGTSKELQASFNTLSIGGITVTGGSDGFGVVKGGGYNRAINLRDGGAGYTLFDIGGDFTLGSSGAPWANGIIFNADALFKIATGKTMNMFGPLGVAGEGTRTVTVGAEGHSGTLILNTAAQAGMNADWVVTGGATLQLNDAAALGSGAVNLNGSHLTAQQDTTLANALTIGGSSGMTVNAATQFSNVILSNASSLNMNGGTLSIAESGSLSLGTSATVTGNLTLGNGSFLNFSVLPSSGAYLLNVTGTLTVNSELLLGEATINGMTWAAGSYGMINAGTIAGVPSNSFVLGDNLMGSWNAENGKLTLVVAQATLLEWKGGDGVWSAAAPAVSPWKNDGVYGNDAGVIMGDIDGNALQTVTIDGVVSPTIMMVQANDTDYVWNAAEGGGSLEGVGNLEKTGNATLTINTDNTDYSGKIILGGGTIEMGSASALGTGDLMFDGGTLRYGAGITADVSGRISAASKENIKVDTNGNNVTWASVDRYKGFAMEKSGDGTLNLGAAVYTNALTVNGGTVSIASGEVQTRFSAGISVSAGSSLSITGSIDGIASGNSASIVINGMSGAGRIELDNQAAKSRFYISGDNSSFTGELVATGLNNNPGNTNDARDIQFATAASMGRGTITLNGRGFWLDSPNTADTAAMATINVLEKGTYLNGGSGNSYYFGGAFTGSGEVTTAMGGASAFCYLLGDMTGFTGSFNHSSTNSVYTWVFGNGTAATLDNGKLFGDGVILKGSSGTAKYKFSYADDLVLMNAAVGAEGALNAALEQAGTGTLVLTQDNTATGTLTITSGKVQLGNGEAAGSWTGQITGAGELLVNRSAGSPVINLNASNNYEGGTVLNGGSVKALGAGSLGTGAVTVNGGSTLDMNGQAVANSVTITKGGLLNSGAYVTAGGVNVNAEAGSGDINLGGLAGDKVGTINTTTAGTAVTGLTGNLTLAGGNSLHVGVNNTSYAAGGDQKSLLQFNDTATGTVSFGGDASDLTLHLDIDTDILIAMRDLESVGILLTNGTIGGLPSDNLVEWLNQHLTFNATLESLGFGIQGVEGGSILISGRTDQIYIASEDGNTVTSIPALNSYSQVIVNTDLALNVDVPAANTDKTVIRHLSSGTSTTGNLTINATGDGSLNVELANDLDNSVFNGNLTVNGERVDLVKTGDKTLTINGNIATANSVVAQEGTLALNGSANSIGTLNLASSADGAAKVVIRGTTTASLADDAAGGSLEIASGGTLKTTGDSSLNLATSISGAGTLNIQEGSSLTLSGEAGLSGTSVTLNGTLSLDGTGDKSILRLSGSGALALNGNTLSITSTTAGSASFSGTLQGEGTLDISGKVTQEMRTGSTAYDLNVHDGGTLVLKGTEASAGLDYRNVAVGSSGILRVEATGSGSGNANTALNLNSIDFQSGSTTEFVYNLNQADPFGSAMITADSITIGDGAQFVLANMTGNTGLGTYDNLENVVLMTADLINGLDEGASLSIGTTGLFAVYYKDAVMSRDGNNIVLNATVQQENIFTPAADSYNAAAGSNLLWEARNNLDATSQLGQLMNAVSNMITGEAPNLSGASRALAASAGSTVNALGTAQRDALREQMGWIRNRTNQMGVNPAYINEDLPYFHMWMEGTGSYAQLDTRGDESGYKLTTWGGTFGVDVDLSDSFTMGAAFTANYGDLTASAADTADGHLDSYYANLFGRYQSKRWAHTLILTGGWNDAKLNRTVDYGAGSYRTQGNTNGWGMGAMYELTYDIYLNENRSSILQPLFNASVVTTRMDGYRETGAGNAGLSVDKQEWTTGTLALGGRWMGLVGSNIFGREALAELRINAAQDLGDDRGETSVGFLANPGYTQQVRGAKVGRTALQIGAGLSVPVGTQGTVFVNGNADIRNGASSVNGSIGYRYDF comes from the coding sequence ATGAAGTTGCATCTTCCCACTGGTTTGCTGTCCGCCCTGCTTGCATGCATGGCTGTCGTCCCCTCCCCGTATGCGCGCGCTGCTGAATATACGTGGCTGGGGCAGAATTCCGATATTCATGGAGCCAACAATTGGGATCCTTCCGTAACGGATTGGTCGGCCGTCTGGTCGGGCACGGCTGCCAATACCATTATTCTTGACCAGGGCAGCCTGACGGGCACCAGCAAGGAGCTTCAGGCTTCCTTTAATACGCTTTCCATTGGTGGGATTACCGTGACCGGAGGGTCGGACGGATTCGGCGTAGTCAAGGGAGGGGGATATAACCGCGCCATCAATTTGCGTGACGGGGGGGCAGGATATACGCTGTTTGACATTGGCGGCGATTTTACCCTGGGCAGTTCCGGCGCGCCCTGGGCAAACGGCATTATCTTCAATGCCGATGCCCTGTTCAAGATAGCAACCGGCAAAACCATGAACATGTTTGGCCCTCTGGGCGTGGCTGGGGAGGGAACCCGGACCGTAACCGTGGGGGCGGAAGGCCATTCCGGCACCCTTATCCTGAATACGGCCGCCCAGGCCGGGATGAACGCGGACTGGGTTGTTACTGGCGGGGCTACGCTGCAGTTGAACGATGCTGCGGCCCTGGGTTCCGGCGCCGTCAACCTGAATGGAAGCCATTTGACGGCTCAGCAGGATACCACTCTCGCCAACGCCCTGACCATAGGCGGTTCGTCGGGCATGACGGTGAATGCCGCCACGCAGTTTTCCAATGTGATCCTTTCCAATGCTTCTTCCCTGAACATGAATGGAGGAACGCTCTCCATTGCGGAATCCGGTTCCCTGTCTCTGGGAACTTCCGCTACCGTGACGGGCAACCTGACGCTGGGGAATGGCTCCTTTTTGAATTTCTCCGTGTTGCCTTCCTCCGGAGCGTACCTGCTGAATGTCACCGGAACGCTGACCGTAAACAGCGAACTTCTTCTGGGAGAAGCAACGATTAACGGCATGACTTGGGCGGCAGGTTCCTATGGCATGATCAATGCGGGTACCATTGCCGGAGTTCCTTCCAACTCCTTCGTTCTGGGGGATAATTTGATGGGATCCTGGAATGCGGAAAACGGAAAGCTTACACTGGTGGTGGCGCAGGCGACTCTGCTTGAGTGGAAGGGCGGCGACGGCGTCTGGTCCGCCGCCGCTCCCGCCGTCTCCCCGTGGAAAAATGACGGCGTGTACGGCAATGATGCCGGTGTCATCATGGGGGATATTGACGGTAATGCCCTGCAAACAGTGACCATTGACGGCGTTGTTTCCCCCACCATCATGATGGTGCAGGCGAACGACACGGATTACGTATGGAATGCAGCTGAAGGCGGCGGCTCCCTGGAAGGTGTTGGGAATCTGGAAAAAACCGGAAATGCCACGCTGACCATTAATACGGACAACACCGACTATTCCGGCAAGATCATCCTGGGAGGCGGCACAATTGAAATGGGCAGCGCTTCCGCTTTGGGCACCGGGGACCTGATGTTCGACGGCGGTACCCTCCGGTACGGTGCCGGTATAACGGCTGACGTCTCCGGCCGGATTTCCGCCGCAAGCAAGGAAAACATCAAGGTGGATACCAATGGAAATAACGTGACGTGGGCTTCCGTGGACAGGTACAAGGGATTTGCCATGGAAAAGTCCGGGGACGGAACATTGAACCTGGGCGCTGCCGTTTATACGAATGCGCTGACAGTGAACGGCGGCACTGTTTCCATCGCCTCCGGGGAAGTTCAAACGAGGTTTTCAGCGGGAATCTCCGTAAGCGCGGGGAGTTCCCTGTCCATTACCGGATCTATCGACGGCATTGCTTCGGGAAACAGCGCCAGTATCGTTATTAACGGTATGAGCGGTGCGGGCAGGATTGAACTGGATAACCAGGCGGCCAAATCCCGTTTTTACATTTCCGGAGATAATTCCTCCTTTACCGGGGAACTGGTGGCGACGGGATTGAACAACAATCCGGGCAACACGAATGATGCCCGCGACATTCAGTTTGCGACCGCCGCCAGCATGGGGAGGGGTACGATCACCTTGAATGGACGCGGCTTCTGGCTGGATAGCCCCAACACGGCGGATACCGCCGCCATGGCAACGATCAATGTGCTGGAGAAGGGAACCTACCTGAACGGGGGAAGCGGCAATTCCTATTATTTTGGAGGCGCGTTTACCGGAAGCGGCGAGGTAACGACCGCCATGGGCGGAGCCAGTGCGTTTTGCTACCTTTTGGGGGATATGACCGGCTTTACGGGAAGCTTTAACCACAGCAGTACTAACAGCGTCTATACCTGGGTATTTGGCAATGGAACTGCGGCTACTCTGGATAATGGCAAACTTTTCGGGGACGGGGTAATTTTGAAAGGCTCCAGCGGTACGGCAAAGTATAAATTTTCCTACGCGGACGACCTCGTTTTGATGAACGCCGCCGTAGGCGCTGAAGGCGCCCTGAACGCCGCATTGGAACAGGCCGGAACCGGAACGCTGGTGCTGACGCAGGATAATACCGCCACGGGAACACTCACCATCACCAGTGGCAAGGTCCAGCTTGGAAACGGAGAGGCTGCTGGTTCCTGGACGGGGCAGATTACCGGGGCGGGGGAATTGCTGGTAAACAGATCCGCGGGCTCCCCTGTAATCAACCTGAATGCCTCCAATAACTATGAGGGCGGCACCGTTTTGAACGGCGGCAGCGTAAAAGCGCTGGGCGCGGGATCCCTGGGTACGGGGGCCGTCACTGTCAACGGCGGCTCCACCTTGGACATGAACGGCCAGGCCGTGGCCAACAGCGTCACCATCACGAAGGGCGGCCTGCTGAACTCGGGGGCCTATGTTACGGCCGGCGGCGTGAACGTGAATGCGGAAGCCGGTTCCGGAGACATTAACCTGGGCGGCCTGGCCGGGGACAAGGTGGGTACCATCAATACAACCACGGCGGGAACCGCCGTCACCGGCCTGACCGGAAACCTGACCCTGGCGGGCGGCAACTCCCTGCACGTGGGGGTAAACAACACTTCCTACGCGGCCGGGGGCGACCAGAAGAGCCTGCTTCAGTTCAATGACACGGCTACCGGTACCGTCTCGTTCGGCGGGGACGCGTCCGACCTGACGCTGCATCTGGACATTGATACGGACATCCTCATTGCCATGCGCGATCTGGAATCCGTCGGTATCCTGCTCACCAACGGAACGATTGGCGGCTTGCCGTCGGATAATCTGGTTGAATGGCTTAACCAGCACCTGACCTTTAACGCCACGCTGGAAAGCCTCGGCTTCGGCATTCAGGGCGTGGAGGGTGGAAGCATCCTGATCTCCGGAAGAACGGACCAGATCTACATCGCATCGGAAGACGGGAATACGGTTACCAGCATTCCGGCCCTGAACTCCTATTCCCAGGTCATCGTGAATACGGACTTGGCGCTGAATGTGGATGTGCCCGCCGCCAACACGGATAAGACCGTCATCCGCCATCTTTCCTCCGGCACCTCCACCACGGGCAATCTGACTATCAACGCCACGGGGGACGGCTCCCTGAATGTGGAACTTGCCAACGACCTGGACAATTCCGTGTTCAACGGCAATCTCACGGTTAACGGCGAGCGTGTGGACCTGGTCAAGACGGGTGACAAAACGCTGACTATCAACGGAAACATCGCCACGGCCAATTCCGTGGTCGCGCAAGAGGGAACGCTGGCGCTGAACGGCTCCGCCAACAGCATCGGCACGCTCAACCTTGCCTCCTCTGCAGATGGGGCGGCCAAGGTAGTCATCCGTGGCACCACGACGGCTTCCCTGGCGGATGACGCGGCAGGCGGCAGCCTGGAAATCGCCTCCGGCGGCACCCTGAAAACTACCGGGGATTCCTCGCTGAACCTGGCCACTTCCATTTCAGGAGCGGGAACGCTGAACATTCAGGAAGGCTCCAGCCTGACCTTGTCCGGTGAGGCCGGGCTGTCCGGAACGTCCGTCACGCTGAATGGAACTCTGAGCCTGGACGGCACGGGGGACAAGTCCATTCTGCGGCTGTCCGGTTCCGGCGCTCTGGCCTTGAACGGGAACACCCTGTCCATCACCTCCACCACGGCTGGAAGCGCCTCCTTCTCCGGCACTTTGCAGGGAGAGGGCACTCTGGACATCTCCGGAAAGGTCACTCAGGAAATGCGGACCGGGAGCACCGCGTACGACTTGAACGTGCATGACGGCGGCACGCTCGTCCTGAAGGGGACGGAGGCTTCCGCCGGACTTGACTACAGGAATGTGGCGGTGGGCTCTTCCGGCATCCTGCGCGTGGAAGCCACCGGCTCAGGCAGCGGAAACGCCAATACGGCCCTGAATCTGAACAGCATTGACTTCCAGAGCGGTTCCACCACGGAATTCGTGTATAACCTGAACCAGGCGGATCCCTTTGGCTCCGCCATGATCACGGCGGATTCCATCACCATCGGAGATGGAGCCCAGTTCGTGCTTGCCAACATGACGGGCAACACCGGCCTGGGCACGTATGATAACCTGGAAAACGTGGTGCTGATGACGGCGGACCTGATCAATGGACTGGATGAAGGTGCTTCCCTTTCCATCGGGACCACCGGGCTTTTTGCCGTGTACTACAAGGATGCCGTCATGTCCAGGGACGGGAATAACATCGTGTTGAACGCCACCGTTCAGCAGGAAAACATCTTCACTCCCGCCGCTGACTCCTACAATGCGGCAGCCGGTTCCAATCTCCTGTGGGAAGCCAGAAACAATCTGGACGCAACTTCCCAACTGGGCCAGCTCATGAATGCTGTGAGCAATATGATTACGGGGGAAGCTCCGAATCTGTCCGGTGCATCCAGAGCTCTGGCTGCGTCGGCGGGTTCCACGGTCAACGCCCTGGGTACCGCCCAGCGCGACGCGCTGAGAGAACAAATGGGATGGATACGCAACCGCACCAACCAGATGGGCGTCAACCCCGCCTACATCAACGAAGACCTCCCCTACTTCCACATGTGGATGGAAGGCACGGGCTCCTACGCCCAGCTGGACACCAGGGGTGATGAAAGCGGCTACAAGCTCACCACCTGGGGGGGCACCTTCGGGGTGGACGTGGACCTCAGCGACTCCTTCACGATGGGGGCGGCCTTCACGGCCAACTACGGCGACCTGACGGCCAGCGCGGCGGACACGGCCGACGGCCACCTGGACAGCTACTACGCCAACCTCTTCGGCCGCTACCAAAGCAAGCGCTGGGCCCACACGCTCATCCTGACGGGCGGGTGGAACGATGCCAAACTCAACCGGACGGTGGACTACGGAGCGGGCAGCTACAGGACGCAAGGCAACACCAACGGCTGGGGAATGGGAGCGATGTATGAACTCACCTACGACATCTACCTCAACGAAAACAGGAGCAGCATCCTGCAGCCCCTCTTCAACGCCTCGGTGGTCACCACGCGCATGGACGGCTACCGTGAAACGGGAGCGGGCAACGCGGGCCTGAGCGTGGACAAGCAGGAATGGACGACGGGGACACTTGCCTTGGGCGGCCGGTGGATGGGTCTTGTAGGCAGCA